A region from the Arthrobacter roseus genome encodes:
- a CDS encoding arginine repressor — translation MTAPATKTARQAQISAILSSESVHSQADLAARLADDGVQVTQATLSRDLVELRALRVRSEDGSLVYAVPAEGGERSLQSSLSREVLDTRLTRLCSELLVTAEASANIVVLRTPPGAANFLALAIDHSVMPSLLGTLAGDDTVMLICRDPHGGQSMAERFLSMAGSRDRTWSE, via the coding sequence ATGACGGCACCGGCTACCAAGACAGCACGACAGGCACAGATCAGTGCCATCCTTTCGTCTGAATCGGTGCATTCGCAGGCGGATTTGGCGGCGCGTCTTGCGGACGACGGCGTTCAGGTCACGCAGGCGACCCTCTCGCGCGATCTGGTGGAGCTGCGTGCGCTCCGGGTGCGCAGCGAAGACGGGTCGCTGGTCTATGCCGTTCCAGCCGAGGGGGGTGAGCGGTCGTTGCAGAGCAGCCTGTCACGGGAAGTTCTGGACACACGGTTGACCCGGTTGTGTTCTGAGCTGCTTGTGACTGCAGAGGCATCAGCGAATATTGTCGTTCTGAGGACTCCTCCGGGTGCCGCTAATTTTCTCGCGTTGGCGATCGATCATTCGGTTATGCCGTCTCTACTGGGGACTCTGGCTGGTGACGACACCGTGATGTTGATCTGCCGTGATCCGCACGGAGGGCAGTCGATGGCCGAGCGGTTTCTCTCGATGGCAGGGAGTCGAGACCGCACTTGGAGTGAATAG
- a CDS encoding DNA-3-methyladenine glycosylase encodes MTNVEKILAGAGPDVAPMLLGSVLSRTSEGREVSIRITEVEAYFGSRDPGSHAFKGRTTRNAVMFGPAGRLYVYFTYGIHHCTNIVCGPNGTATAVLLRGGEVLTGLETARERRRHPVQERTLARGPANFAQALGLDLSHNGLAVSGPEVVLSLPEVPVPSSSISTGPRVGVNGEGGSTEYPWRFWITGEPTVSAYRAASSRNRSKQ; translated from the coding sequence ATGACTAACGTGGAAAAAATTCTGGCGGGGGCTGGACCGGACGTTGCCCCGATGCTGCTGGGAAGCGTCCTCAGCCGCACCAGTGAGGGCCGTGAGGTATCCATCCGGATCACCGAAGTCGAGGCTTATTTTGGTTCGAGGGATCCGGGATCGCATGCGTTCAAGGGCAGAACCACCCGTAACGCGGTGATGTTCGGTCCAGCAGGAAGACTCTACGTCTATTTCACCTACGGGATACATCACTGTACGAACATCGTTTGTGGCCCCAATGGAACCGCAACCGCGGTGTTACTGCGTGGTGGTGAGGTACTCACCGGACTTGAGACGGCACGTGAACGACGACGGCACCCGGTTCAAGAGCGAACATTGGCGCGCGGCCCTGCTAACTTCGCCCAAGCGCTGGGGCTGGACTTGTCCCATAATGGGCTAGCCGTTAGTGGGCCGGAAGTGGTCCTGAGTTTGCCGGAGGTTCCGGTGCCGTCGTCGTCAATCAGCACAGGACCGAGGGTGGGGGTCAACGGTGAGGGCGGTTCGACGGAGTACCCCTGGCGCTTCTGGATCACGGGCGAGCCGACGGTCTCTGCCTACCGCGCCGCGTCCTCACGGAACCGGAGCAAGCAATGA
- a CDS encoding argininosuccinate synthase: MKERIVLAYSGGLDTSVAIGWIAEATKAEVIAVAVDVGQGGESLETIRQRALDCGAVEAYVADAREEFATEYCMPALKANGLYMDAYPLVSAISRPVIVKHLVAAARQFGATTVSHGCTGKGNDQVRFEVGIQTLGPDLKCIAPVRDLALTRDKAIDFAEKNNLPIETTKKNPFSIDQNVWGRAVETGFLEDIWNAPTKDVYNYTDDPTFPPVADEVIITFRKGVPVALDGVGYSPLQIIQEMNRRAGAQGIGRIDIVEDRLVGIKSREIYEAPGAMALIAAHKELENVTIEREQARFKMTVGQRWTELVYDGQWFSPLKRSLDAFIEDTQEHVNGDIRLEMHGGRATVTGRRSETALYDFDLATYDTGDSFDQSMARGFIEIFGLSSKVASGRDQRAAQ; encoded by the coding sequence GTGAAAGAACGCATTGTTCTCGCCTATTCGGGCGGGCTGGACACCTCAGTGGCCATCGGCTGGATCGCCGAAGCCACGAAGGCTGAGGTCATCGCAGTCGCCGTCGACGTCGGACAGGGCGGTGAATCGCTGGAAACCATCCGCCAACGGGCGCTGGACTGCGGCGCTGTTGAGGCCTACGTGGCAGATGCCCGGGAAGAATTCGCAACGGAATACTGCATGCCGGCGCTGAAAGCGAATGGTCTCTACATGGATGCGTATCCGCTGGTGTCCGCGATTTCGCGTCCGGTGATTGTCAAGCACCTCGTGGCCGCAGCGCGTCAGTTCGGGGCCACGACCGTGTCTCATGGCTGCACCGGCAAGGGTAATGACCAGGTCCGGTTCGAGGTGGGTATCCAGACTCTGGGCCCCGACCTCAAATGCATTGCTCCGGTCCGCGACTTGGCACTGACCCGGGACAAGGCAATCGATTTTGCGGAGAAGAACAACCTACCGATCGAAACCACCAAGAAGAACCCATTCTCCATTGACCAGAACGTGTGGGGCCGCGCAGTGGAAACCGGATTCCTGGAAGACATCTGGAACGCACCCACCAAGGATGTGTACAACTACACCGACGATCCCACCTTTCCCCCTGTCGCGGACGAAGTGATTATCACGTTCCGCAAGGGCGTCCCGGTTGCACTCGATGGCGTTGGATATTCGCCCCTGCAGATCATTCAAGAAATGAACCGCAGGGCAGGCGCTCAGGGGATCGGCCGGATAGACATTGTGGAGGACAGGCTCGTCGGTATCAAGAGCCGCGAAATCTACGAGGCGCCGGGCGCGATGGCACTGATCGCTGCGCACAAGGAACTTGAGAACGTCACCATCGAACGTGAGCAGGCCCGGTTCAAAATGACGGTTGGCCAACGGTGGACCGAACTCGTGTATGACGGCCAGTGGTTCTCACCATTGAAGCGTTCCCTCGATGCGTTCATCGAAGACACTCAGGAGCACGTCAACGGTGACATCCGTCTCGAGATGCACGGCGGCCGCGCCACGGTGACCGGTAGGCGTTCGGAAACTGCACTCTACGATTTCGATTTAGCCACGTACGACACCGGCGACAGCTTCGATCAGTCCATGGCACGCGGATTCATCGAGATCTTCGGCCTGTCCTCCAAGGTAGCTTCCGGGCGGGACCAGCGGGCTGCACAGTGA
- the argH gene encoding argininosuccinate lyase, with translation MSEAQGTNAGALWGGRFAGGPANALKALSKSTDFDWRLAKYDIAGSRAHARVLHTAGLLSADELDGMLDALDALDDDVTSGAYTAAESDEDVHGSLERGLIERAGAQLGGKLRAGRSRNDQIATLGRMFLRDHSRIVAGGVLGTIDALVEQARTHLGAAMPGRTHLQHAQPVLLSHHLLAHAWALLRDVQRLQDWDRRAAVSPYGSGALAGSSLGLDPVAVATELGFTSAVHNSIDGTASRDVYAEYLWVASMIGVDLSRISEEVILWATKEFSFVTLDDSYSTGSSIMPQKKNPDVAELARGKAGRLIGNLTGLLATLKGLPLAYNRDLQEDKEPVFDATDTLELLLPAVSGMIATLRFNTDRMAELAPQGFALATDIAEWLVRQGVPFREAHELSGAAVRLAESRSEELWDLSDDDYAGISPHLTPGVRDVLTVKGSLDSRSSQGGTAAAAVERQLEALAEQLREVRPFTHD, from the coding sequence GTGAGTGAGGCGCAGGGAACGAACGCCGGTGCACTGTGGGGCGGACGATTTGCGGGAGGTCCCGCGAACGCGCTCAAAGCATTGAGTAAGTCCACCGACTTCGACTGGCGATTGGCGAAGTATGACATTGCGGGATCGCGGGCCCATGCTCGAGTCCTCCACACAGCCGGACTGCTGAGCGCCGATGAACTCGACGGCATGCTCGACGCCCTCGACGCGCTCGACGACGACGTCACTTCCGGCGCCTACACCGCGGCAGAATCCGACGAGGACGTGCACGGTTCGCTGGAACGCGGTCTCATTGAGCGGGCAGGCGCACAGCTCGGCGGCAAGCTGAGAGCCGGCCGTTCACGCAATGATCAGATTGCCACGCTGGGACGAATGTTCCTCCGGGACCACTCGCGCATTGTTGCCGGGGGAGTTCTGGGGACCATCGATGCGCTCGTGGAACAGGCCAGGACACATCTCGGCGCAGCCATGCCTGGCCGTACCCATCTTCAGCATGCGCAGCCGGTCCTGCTGAGCCATCACTTATTGGCCCATGCGTGGGCGCTGCTCCGCGACGTTCAGCGCTTGCAGGACTGGGACCGCAGAGCTGCCGTTTCACCTTACGGATCGGGGGCGCTAGCAGGCTCTTCGCTTGGGCTGGATCCTGTGGCAGTCGCCACGGAGCTGGGCTTCACATCCGCAGTGCACAACTCGATTGACGGTACTGCGTCACGGGACGTTTATGCGGAGTATCTGTGGGTTGCTTCCATGATCGGGGTGGACCTGTCCCGGATCAGCGAAGAAGTCATCCTGTGGGCCACGAAGGAATTCTCGTTCGTCACCTTGGACGATTCGTATTCGACAGGATCCTCCATCATGCCGCAGAAGAAAAACCCGGATGTGGCAGAGCTCGCCCGCGGAAAGGCAGGGCGACTCATCGGTAACCTCACCGGACTTCTGGCGACGCTGAAGGGGCTGCCACTTGCCTATAACCGCGATCTGCAGGAGGACAAGGAACCAGTCTTCGACGCAACGGACACGCTGGAGCTGCTGCTACCGGCCGTATCCGGAATGATCGCCACGTTGAGGTTCAACACAGATCGAATGGCTGAACTCGCGCCTCAGGGCTTTGCGCTGGCAACGGACATTGCGGAGTGGCTGGTCCGTCAGGGCGTTCCCTTCCGCGAAGCTCACGAACTCTCCGGGGCTGCGGTGCGGCTGGCTGAGAGTCGCAGCGAGGAACTATGGGACCTGAGCGATGACGACTACGCTGGCATCTCGCCACACCTGACTCCGGGTGTCCGGGACGTTTTGACCGTCAAGGGTTCGTTGGACAGTCGCTCTTCACAGGGAGGCACCGCAGCAGCTGCGGTAGAACGGCAGCTGGAGGCGCTTGCAGAGCAACTCCGCGAGGTCAGGCCGTTCACCCACGACTAG
- a CDS encoding HelD family protein — MQETYSARVELAQEREYVDGLYARLDELRDEKHSQLAQIRRSSSSGSHQNRSERDAFATMYEDRLAQLNAVDDRLVFGRLDLDDGEKRYIGRIGLSTESLQRLMVDWRAPEAGTFYQATAFERQGVWRRRHLILKGRNVRAIEDDILDAARLDDESSLQGEGALLAALDARRTGRMSDIVGTIQSEQDRIIRAPLPGVLVVQGGPGTGKTAVALHRAAYLLYTYRDRLKSAGVLLVGPSDAFMQYIERVLPSLGETGVVMSSVGHLYPGISAVNEPNDATAEIKGRASMAGVVAAAVANRQRIPAEPKRLNVEGTILTLTPKQVRRARDKARATGKPHNEARTTFVKILLRDLTEALTEQLEESSGAGNNADRSYLAEDVRSSRDVRVALNLAWMPLTPQKLIDELLSKAALLAAAAPTLSPEEVQLLLRPPGSSWTEPDIPLLDEAAELLGELDPTGGRDKAAEEQERKRNVTNAVQAIENMGQSMADSGVDGMLSAEALAEHNAVAESRFSSAERASQDRAWAFGHVVVDEAQELSPMQWRMLMRRCPMKSFTIVGDIAQTSSAAGARSWQQALEPFVGERWRQEELTVNYRTPMQIAEAAVRMANAAGLVVSAPKAVRDGKWDTFVDEVSEGEVVSRLLQTLPEDLAAIEGGLVAVVGQEHFQGPVLAALRDAYGARAGTGAGGYEQDIIVTTPANAKGLEFDAVVVLEPAELLSGGGGLVGDLYVAMTRPTQRLRLIGAKGIPAGIRT; from the coding sequence ATGCAGGAAACATATTCAGCCCGCGTCGAGCTTGCGCAGGAGCGCGAGTACGTCGATGGGCTCTACGCTCGTCTGGATGAATTGCGGGATGAAAAGCACTCCCAACTGGCCCAGATTCGCCGCTCTTCGTCGTCGGGTTCTCACCAGAACCGGTCTGAGCGCGATGCCTTCGCCACGATGTATGAGGACCGTTTGGCGCAGCTCAATGCGGTGGATGACCGGTTGGTGTTTGGGCGGCTTGACCTGGACGACGGCGAGAAGCGATACATCGGGCGCATCGGGCTGTCTACTGAAAGTCTGCAACGGCTCATGGTGGACTGGCGCGCACCGGAGGCAGGTACGTTTTATCAGGCCACGGCTTTCGAGCGTCAGGGTGTCTGGCGCCGTCGTCATCTGATCCTCAAGGGACGGAACGTTCGTGCCATCGAAGATGACATTCTCGATGCGGCAAGGCTCGACGACGAGTCCTCGTTGCAGGGTGAAGGCGCGCTGCTCGCGGCGCTGGACGCAAGACGGACCGGGCGGATGTCGGACATTGTCGGAACTATTCAGTCCGAACAGGACCGTATCATTCGTGCTCCCCTGCCCGGTGTACTCGTCGTTCAGGGCGGGCCGGGAACGGGAAAGACCGCCGTCGCACTCCATCGCGCAGCGTATTTGCTCTACACCTATCGCGACCGTCTGAAGTCCGCCGGGGTGCTGCTGGTTGGGCCATCAGATGCCTTCATGCAGTACATCGAACGTGTGCTGCCTTCGCTGGGCGAGACCGGAGTCGTGATGTCTAGCGTCGGTCATCTGTATCCGGGAATTAGCGCAGTCAATGAACCAAACGATGCGACCGCCGAAATCAAGGGCCGGGCGTCCATGGCTGGCGTCGTGGCGGCTGCGGTGGCCAATCGGCAGCGCATTCCTGCTGAACCAAAGCGCTTGAACGTTGAAGGAACAATTCTGACGTTGACGCCGAAACAGGTGCGCAGGGCCAGAGACAAGGCCCGTGCAACCGGAAAACCGCATAATGAGGCACGCACTACATTTGTCAAGATTCTCCTGCGCGATCTCACTGAGGCGTTGACCGAGCAACTGGAGGAGTCTTCCGGTGCCGGCAACAACGCGGACAGGTCGTACCTGGCCGAAGATGTTCGTTCCTCGCGGGATGTACGGGTGGCGCTGAACCTGGCGTGGATGCCGCTGACTCCGCAGAAGCTCATCGACGAGCTGCTCTCAAAGGCAGCACTCCTAGCCGCTGCAGCCCCGACGCTCAGCCCGGAAGAGGTTCAGCTGCTGCTTCGTCCGCCCGGTTCGTCATGGACCGAGCCGGACATTCCGTTACTGGACGAGGCAGCCGAGCTGCTGGGGGAGCTGGACCCAACCGGTGGGCGAGATAAGGCGGCAGAGGAGCAGGAACGCAAGCGCAATGTTACTAACGCGGTCCAGGCCATTGAGAACATGGGACAGTCCATGGCTGATTCCGGCGTCGACGGCATGCTCTCGGCTGAAGCATTGGCCGAACACAACGCAGTGGCGGAGTCGAGGTTCTCGTCTGCGGAGCGGGCTTCGCAGGACAGGGCGTGGGCTTTTGGTCATGTTGTTGTCGATGAGGCCCAGGAACTATCACCTATGCAGTGGCGCATGCTAATGCGCAGGTGCCCGATGAAATCATTCACGATCGTCGGAGATATTGCACAGACGTCTTCGGCCGCCGGCGCCCGATCGTGGCAGCAAGCGCTGGAACCGTTCGTGGGTGAAAGGTGGCGTCAGGAGGAACTGACGGTCAATTACCGGACTCCGATGCAAATCGCTGAGGCTGCCGTTCGGATGGCAAACGCCGCCGGATTGGTTGTCTCCGCGCCGAAAGCTGTCCGTGACGGCAAATGGGATACGTTCGTGGACGAGGTTTCCGAAGGTGAGGTCGTGTCCCGGCTCTTGCAGACGTTGCCAGAAGATCTTGCTGCCATCGAGGGCGGGCTTGTGGCCGTCGTCGGGCAGGAGCATTTCCAAGGGCCGGTTCTGGCCGCGCTCCGGGACGCGTACGGAGCGCGGGCTGGCACGGGCGCTGGCGGCTACGAACAAGACATCATCGTCACGACACCGGCGAATGCAAAGGGCCTGGAGTTCGATGCTGTCGTGGTTCTGGAGCCCGCTGAATTGCTTTCCGGTGGCGGAGGGCTCGTTGGTGATCTGTACGTGGCCATGACGCGCCCAACTCAGCGGCTGCGGTTGATCGGCGCGAAGGGGATACCTGCAGGGATCCGCACCTGA
- the argF gene encoding ornithine carbamoyltransferase, with protein sequence MTRHFLVDTDLAAHEQAEVLDLAAELKVQPFSQLALAGEPGGAQTVAVIFDKTSTRTRVSFSSGIAQLGGNPLIINPGESQIGHKESVADSARVLARMVSAIVWRTFGQEGLEEMANHSVVPVINALSDDYHPCQLLADLLTIREHKGDLQGLTLAYVGDAANNMANSYLLACATAGMHVRVAGPDGYLPAASVVSAATTRADETGGSVVVTTDAAEALRGADVVATDTWVSMGQEDETAERRTLFAGYSLDAEAMSLADPGAIVLHCLPAYRGYEVSADVIDGPQSVVWDEAENRLHVQKALLVWLLNHARASTQAGILR encoded by the coding sequence ATGACACGGCATTTTCTCGTCGATACTGACCTCGCCGCCCATGAGCAGGCGGAAGTACTTGACCTTGCGGCGGAGCTGAAGGTACAGCCGTTCTCCCAATTGGCGTTGGCGGGGGAACCAGGCGGCGCGCAGACTGTGGCCGTCATTTTTGACAAGACCTCCACTCGGACACGAGTGTCTTTTTCATCTGGAATCGCCCAACTCGGCGGGAACCCTCTCATCATCAATCCCGGGGAATCTCAAATTGGGCACAAAGAATCGGTTGCGGATTCCGCTCGAGTCCTGGCACGTATGGTCTCGGCTATCGTCTGGCGCACCTTCGGCCAAGAGGGGCTGGAGGAGATGGCTAATCATTCAGTGGTGCCGGTCATCAACGCGCTCTCCGACGATTACCACCCGTGTCAGCTTCTGGCAGATCTCCTCACCATCCGCGAGCACAAGGGCGATCTTCAGGGGCTCACCCTTGCTTACGTTGGAGATGCAGCCAACAATATGGCCAACTCTTACCTGCTCGCATGTGCCACCGCCGGGATGCACGTGCGAGTAGCCGGTCCGGACGGCTACCTTCCGGCCGCCAGCGTTGTTTCAGCCGCTACGACGAGGGCAGATGAGACTGGGGGTTCGGTAGTTGTCACAACGGATGCGGCGGAAGCGCTCAGGGGAGCCGACGTCGTCGCGACGGACACCTGGGTCTCCATGGGGCAGGAGGATGAAACGGCGGAGCGCAGGACACTCTTCGCCGGCTATTCTCTGGATGCGGAGGCGATGAGCCTTGCGGACCCCGGGGCGATTGTTCTGCACTGTCTGCCTGCCTACCGCGGGTATGAAGTCTCTGCCGATGTGATCGATGGCCCGCAGTCAGTCGTCTGGGATGAGGCGGAGAATCGTCTTCACGTGCAGAAGGCCCTTCTCGTGTGGTTACTGAACCATGCAAGAGCTAGCACTCAGGCGGGGATTTTACGATGA
- the tyrS gene encoding tyrosine--tRNA ligase — MLQTTEDQSQKPAASSLLEGQSNDATFENVWQELKWRGLVHVSTDEAQLEQMLSGAPITYYCGFDPTAPSLHLGNLVQLLTMRRLQLAGHHPLGLVGGSTGMVGDPRPTAERSMNPKETVAEWVGYLQGQVARFLSFDGENAARMVNNLDWTAPMSAIDFLRDIGKHFRVGTMIKKDNVASRLSSDEGISYTEFSYQILQGMDYLELYRQYGCLLQTGGSDQWGNLTSGTELIRKVEGKQVQAFGTPLITNSDGTKFGKSEGNAIWLDANMCSPFTMYQFWLNSADADVISLLKVFTFKTRDEIDALARAVEERPHAREAQRVLAFYVTSLVHGEEATQKVIDASAALFGKADLDLLDEATLVAATSEISRVAIGGKDLSVLNLLVVSQLTASLSAARRTVGEGGAYVNNVKITDPHAVIDRTDLLHGRYLLLRRGKRTLAVVEVES, encoded by the coding sequence GTGCTGCAAACTACTGAGGATCAATCGCAAAAACCCGCCGCCAGTTCGTTGCTCGAGGGCCAGTCGAACGACGCTACGTTCGAAAATGTTTGGCAGGAGTTGAAATGGCGTGGACTCGTTCACGTCTCCACGGATGAGGCACAGCTTGAGCAGATGCTGTCCGGCGCACCGATTACCTACTATTGCGGCTTTGATCCGACTGCCCCAAGTCTTCACTTGGGAAACTTGGTGCAGCTGCTGACCATGCGTCGACTGCAGTTGGCTGGTCACCATCCATTGGGGCTGGTAGGTGGTTCAACAGGCATGGTGGGGGATCCGCGCCCAACCGCCGAGCGCTCTATGAATCCCAAGGAAACGGTTGCAGAATGGGTGGGCTACCTCCAAGGGCAGGTAGCTCGGTTCCTGTCATTCGATGGCGAGAACGCCGCCCGCATGGTCAACAATCTGGACTGGACCGCACCCATGAGCGCTATCGACTTCTTGCGGGACATTGGAAAACATTTCCGGGTCGGGACCATGATCAAGAAGGACAATGTTGCCTCCAGACTGAGTTCGGACGAAGGTATCAGCTACACGGAATTCAGCTACCAGATTCTTCAGGGCATGGATTATCTGGAACTTTATCGGCAGTACGGCTGCCTCCTTCAGACAGGCGGATCTGATCAGTGGGGAAATCTCACCAGCGGTACTGAGCTGATTCGCAAAGTTGAGGGCAAACAGGTTCAGGCTTTCGGTACACCGCTTATTACCAACTCTGACGGTACAAAGTTCGGCAAGAGCGAGGGCAACGCTATCTGGCTGGATGCGAACATGTGTTCGCCGTTCACCATGTACCAGTTCTGGTTGAACTCAGCCGACGCCGACGTCATCAGTTTGCTGAAAGTGTTCACCTTCAAAACACGTGACGAGATTGACGCCCTGGCGAGAGCGGTTGAGGAGCGACCACATGCCCGTGAGGCGCAGCGTGTACTTGCGTTCTACGTCACCTCTTTGGTCCATGGGGAAGAGGCAACTCAAAAAGTCATTGATGCCTCGGCAGCGTTGTTTGGAAAAGCAGACCTAGATCTCCTGGACGAAGCGACACTGGTAGCGGCTACTTCCGAAATTTCACGGGTCGCTATCGGAGGCAAGGACTTGTCAGTTCTCAATCTGCTCGTGGTTTCCCAACTCACTGCCAGCCTGTCCGCTGCCCGTCGTACCGTGGGCGAGGGTGGCGCGTATGTGAACAATGTTAAAATCACTGACCCACATGCTGTGATCGACCGTACAGATCTGCTCCACGGGCGATACTTGCTCCTGCGTCGAGGGAAACGCACCCTTGCGGTGGTCGAGGTCGAGTCCTAG
- a CDS encoding adenine phosphoribosyltransferase, translated as MNQTIGSIRNTESVEEIVSRLCVSVADYPKPGIEFRDLTPVFADGPALRAVVDALITPFEGQFDAIAGVEARGFLLASAAAYASECGLITVRKPGKLPRRVFSEPYELEYGSAALEIHRDDLRPGTRVLILDDVLATGGTLAAASRLFERADVHVAGFGVVLELGELRGRAALAGRRVRSLVRG; from the coding sequence GTGAATCAGACCATCGGATCAATCAGGAATACCGAGTCCGTCGAAGAGATCGTTAGCCGGCTCTGTGTCAGCGTGGCGGATTACCCCAAGCCTGGCATCGAGTTCCGGGACCTCACCCCGGTCTTTGCTGATGGGCCTGCTCTGCGGGCTGTTGTCGATGCATTGATCACACCCTTTGAAGGGCAGTTCGACGCCATCGCGGGCGTTGAAGCCCGTGGGTTTCTGCTGGCATCCGCGGCCGCCTACGCCAGTGAGTGCGGCTTGATCACCGTGCGGAAGCCCGGAAAGCTCCCGAGGCGTGTTTTCTCCGAGCCCTACGAACTTGAGTATGGCAGCGCCGCACTTGAGATCCATCGTGATGATCTCCGTCCTGGAACGAGGGTGCTTATCCTGGACGACGTGTTAGCCACGGGGGGAACACTCGCCGCAGCATCCCGCCTTTTTGAACGGGCGGATGTGCATGTTGCTGGCTTTGGTGTCGTCCTTGAACTCGGGGAGCTGAGAGGGCGAGCAGCACTGGCCGGGCGCCGCGTCCGTTCGCTGGTGCGCGGATAG
- a CDS encoding acetylornithine transaminase, whose product MGVFGTPQRVLVRGEGCFVWDTHGEKYLDLLGGIAVNSLGHAHPALTSAVTRQMQTLGHVSNFFATEPQIRLAEKLLEIAKAPNGSKVFFANSGTEANEAAFKLARRNQTAQRHRIIAMDGAFHGRSMGALALTAKSAYREPFEPLPAGVEHIPFGDAEALESCVDDTVAAVVLEPIQGEAGVRLVPEGYLALVRRLTQRSGALLIVDEVQTGMGRTGQWLASADIMPDAITLAKGLGGGFPIGALITFGDVVSGLLTAGQHGTTFGGNPVAAAAALATIETIEDLELLAHAHAVGEWLRLSLAAIPGVREVRGRGLLIGFDLEWASAPRLVSQALEEGFIINSTGPHTVRLAPPLIIKQAQLADFLTALPRLLTDVKDPTP is encoded by the coding sequence ATGGGTGTGTTCGGGACACCCCAACGGGTTCTGGTGCGGGGGGAGGGCTGCTTCGTCTGGGACACCCACGGAGAAAAGTATCTAGACCTCCTGGGCGGTATCGCCGTGAACTCGTTGGGGCATGCTCATCCTGCACTGACGTCGGCTGTCACGCGGCAGATGCAGACCCTTGGCCACGTGTCGAACTTCTTTGCTACCGAGCCACAGATACGTTTGGCAGAAAAACTTCTGGAGATTGCCAAAGCGCCGAACGGTTCCAAGGTGTTCTTTGCCAACTCTGGGACGGAAGCCAATGAGGCCGCCTTTAAACTGGCACGACGGAATCAGACAGCCCAGCGACACCGCATCATTGCCATGGACGGTGCCTTCCACGGTAGGAGCATGGGGGCTCTTGCTCTTACCGCCAAAAGTGCGTATAGGGAACCCTTCGAACCGTTGCCAGCAGGGGTGGAGCATATTCCGTTCGGAGATGCCGAGGCACTGGAAAGCTGCGTAGATGACACTGTCGCCGCCGTCGTCCTTGAACCCATTCAGGGAGAGGCTGGCGTCAGGCTTGTGCCAGAGGGATATCTTGCGCTCGTCCGGAGGTTGACACAGAGGTCTGGTGCCCTGCTAATCGTTGATGAGGTGCAGACAGGAATGGGCCGCACCGGGCAGTGGCTCGCGTCGGCGGACATTATGCCTGATGCCATCACGCTGGCAAAGGGCCTTGGAGGTGGCTTTCCAATTGGCGCTTTGATCACGTTTGGCGACGTTGTGTCCGGACTCCTGACAGCTGGGCAGCATGGGACAACTTTCGGAGGAAATCCGGTGGCGGCGGCGGCTGCGCTCGCGACCATCGAAACGATCGAAGATCTTGAATTGCTCGCGCACGCCCATGCCGTGGGCGAATGGCTGCGGCTCAGTCTGGCCGCAATTCCGGGTGTGAGGGAAGTCCGTGGGCGCGGGCTACTCATTGGTTTTGATCTGGAGTGGGCATCCGCACCACGGTTGGTTTCTCAAGCCCTGGAAGAAGGCTTCATTATCAACAGCACAGGACCGCACACGGTTCGGCTCGCACCACCACTTATTATCAAACAGGCGCAATTGGCAGATTTCTTGACCGCTCTGCCTCGCCTCCTGACTGACGTGAAGGACCCCACACCATGA